ATTAATCTTTTACCATTATTCAAACACatctcaaatgtaatttatttccttcaaagagcatgcaagatgctcatttgttcatcaaacattcatcaattgaacaaaattcCTCCATGCTGTCAGATTATCCTACCTTATCAAAGATATACACTTCAACTCTCTcgaatgctcactcagagcaaaccatccagcaatggataatATCTATAAAAAACCCTGTCAAGTTTCTtctggaaatttttggttttcgtcttcaaatcctgGACCGCCTTCTCGACCCTTGACGACTCCAAAGCGAGCATCTTCTCCTCCTCCAGTAAAGCAGTAGTCGTaaaaattgcatcagcagcctccgccgccttatgAATCTTGATTATCTCGAGCCGATGACGAAGCCATCCTACATTGAACCGCAAGGTTTCACATTTcaaaatcatctcatcccacttgtgaagttcctgattcttgacatctcgcaggcgCATCTggttcatctcttcaatgatcggtaacaaccCTGTAACTGTAGTCAGGAGGGTTGGTAGAAAACCCGTCCACACTTTGGTCGTAGCAATATGCCCATATATTTTCCAGATTTTGGTGTACAGAGGCgtgtgacacttgggaatgacgaatccaccgaccacctCATTTTCCGGGAAAGTATTGATCAAAGGAGCTTCAAACAAAAGTCCAGTTGTTGGATATTCACGAGTATGAACCCTGTCTCCAGCCTCCATGGATTCTGCAGAGTCTTCGCAGACACGATTGCTGCTATCTTCAACCCCAACCACGACCACGGGATTTCCATTCCTCCTCCTTCTATCATCAAAAACGACACGAACATCAACCTGCGACGAAATGAAGGAGTGtttaattttatcaaaaattgagcATGGTAAAACTTCAAGAGTTATAAGATTGCTTACAGATAATCCAGCCTCAGCATgagccgacctataccgggcaggGGCTCTAACAGTCCGTTTGGGCCTCGAATTGTGAGAAGAAGGATTCTTAtgattatcctgcaacaaatcattttcctatgatcAATAACCCTGATCAaacgaagacgaagaagatatacaACTTACCAAGGTAGACGCTTTTATTTCATGCTTCGACTGAAGTTCGTTTCGAGAAGAAGTACTATCGCTATACATAATGATGAAAGGTATGACAATCGAAATTTATTCTGCGATGAAACTAACTCAAGAATGGAAAAAATATTTGTGTAAGTGTTAAACCCTAAATCTTGGAGATATATAAAAGACACGGCGGGTA
Above is a genomic segment from Papaver somniferum cultivar HN1 chromosome 10, ASM357369v1, whole genome shotgun sequence containing:
- the LOC113316045 gene encoding uncharacterized protein LOC113316045, translating into MVTSSNSNYDYSYSSSSSDEDSKASAAKSKAKTNHAEGENPSIPLNDRRVTYAELMKRKAKTDEAEDQETVWSLPERKIKPDRRTRELQKITKQVEAELEAEEDSDDPYTHTDFINDPDSDSNEEEDSEKDDEDEDDNSDESDDDSTSSRNELQSKHEIKASTLDNHKNPSSHNSRPKRTVRAPARYRSAHAEAGLSVDVRVVFDDRRRRNGNPVVVVGVEDSSNRVCEDSAESMEAGDRVHTRWLRHRLEIIKIHKAAEAADAIFTTTALLEEEKMLALESSRVEKAVQDLKTKTKNFQKKLDRVFYRYYPLLDGLL